The following proteins are encoded in a genomic region of bacterium:
- a CDS encoding DUF362 domain-containing protein: protein MAKSRLYFISARNTKWLYRDSLPGKFERILDKFNFEKHISKNEWVAVKLHWGSEGAFRPIRATFIRKTVDRIKAAGGDPFITETVRIPGLDYLHVANYNGISQETCGAPLVLADGLFGNDNILVDSGPLMGQIAVASVIHDVPAMVVLSHFKGHVQSGFGGALKHLSMGGISARHRSQKRKGRGAIHMTTPERMIWDSSKCTFCMACANVCPRGAIRFERKRLKIDEALCWACGRCARVCETGALSDPISQEQFQKRLMESAKAVLSTFQKDKIIYINFMLDIQPECDCMPGADVPIAQDIGV, encoded by the coding sequence ATGGCCAAATCCAGGCTCTATTTCATATCCGCAAGAAACACCAAATGGCTGTATCGGGACAGCCTGCCCGGCAAGTTCGAGCGCATCCTCGATAAGTTCAACTTCGAAAAACACATAAGCAAAAATGAATGGGTAGCTGTCAAGCTTCACTGGGGCTCGGAGGGAGCCTTCAGACCCATCAGGGCGACCTTCATTCGCAAGACCGTGGACCGAATCAAGGCCGCTGGCGGGGACCCCTTTATCACCGAAACGGTGCGTATCCCGGGCCTCGATTACCTGCACGTCGCCAACTACAACGGCATTAGCCAGGAGACCTGCGGAGCTCCTCTTGTCCTGGCCGACGGGCTATTCGGCAACGACAACATTTTGGTCGATTCTGGCCCCTTGATGGGCCAGATCGCGGTCGCCTCAGTAATTCACGACGTTCCTGCGATGGTGGTTCTGTCGCATTTCAAAGGCCACGTCCAGTCCGGCTTTGGAGGCGCCCTGAAACACCTGTCCATGGGCGGCATCAGTGCCCGCCACAGATCGCAGAAAAGAAAGGGACGAGGCGCGATCCACATGACGACGCCCGAGCGAATGATTTGGGACAGCAGCAAATGCACTTTTTGCATGGCCTGTGCAAATGTCTGCCCGCGCGGCGCAATACGGTTCGAGAGAAAGAGGCTCAAGATCGATGAGGCCCTTTGCTGGGCCTGTGGGAGGTGTGCGCGTGTCTGCGAGACGGGGGCGCTTTCAGACCCGATTAGCCAGGAGCAGTTCCAGAAGAGACTTATGGAGAGCGCGAAAGCGGTGCTGTCCACGTTCCAAAAGGACAAGATCATCTACATCAACTTCATGCTCGACATTCAGCCCGAGTGCGACTGCATGCCCGGCGCAGACGTCCCAATCGCTCAGGACATCGGCGTCT